From one Amaranthus tricolor cultivar Red isolate AtriRed21 chromosome 17, ASM2621246v1, whole genome shotgun sequence genomic stretch:
- the LOC130803821 gene encoding uncharacterized protein LOC130803821, with product MQLANNIILSKGIEWEYLDLADHFGIVAVVTDHKLLSALNKKGKPVLGTINALATEFQVCRKTITRLWNEVKKQIKNNNTVINLNSKRVGREAANKIKFDEEKFKAIKYELKCTQHSVAKQMEVSQTTVCRWKKNKVIRKHTNAIKPTLNENNKLHRLSFALSKCEYDEQNDAFKFKPYNNVVHIDKKHFYLTRETQTYYLAPGEVELHKECQSKRFISKIMFMCAVARPIFTTNGDVFFD from the exons ATGCAACTAGCTAATAACATCATCTTGTCTAAAGGGATAGAATGGGAATATTTGGATCTAGCTGATCA CTTCGGTATAGTTGCAGTCGTTACTGATCAT AAGCTGCTGTCTGCATTAAATAAGAAAGGTAAACCAGTGCTTGGCACAATCAATGCACTTGCGACTGAATTTCAAGTGTGTAGGAAAACAATCACACGTTTGTGGAATGAAGTGAAGAAACAGATCAAAAATAACAACACAGTGATTAACCTCAACAGCAAGAGAGTAGGCAGAGAAGcagcaaacaaaatcaaattcgaTGAAGAAAAGTTTAAGGCCATTAAATATGAACTCAAGTGTACTCAGCATTCAGTAGCAAAACAGATGGAGGTGTCACAAACAACGGTGTGTAGGTGGAAGAAGAACAAAGTCATAAGAAAGCACACAAACGCGATCAAACCgactttgaatgaaaataacaaGCTACACAGGTTAAGTTTTGCATTATCTAAATGTGaatatgatgaacaaaatgatgcaTTCAAGTTTAAACCATATAATAACGTTGTTCATATAGATAAAAAACATTTCTATCTAACCCGAGAGACACAAACTTATTACCTAGCTCCGGGTGAAGTAGAACTACATAAAGAGTGTCAATCTAAGAGGTTCATTTCCAAAATCATGTTCATGTGTGCTGTCGCAAGGCCAATATTTACAACTAATGGTGATGtcttttttgattga